The following proteins are encoded in a genomic region of Tenacibaculum sp. 190524A05c:
- a CDS encoding N-acetyltransferase family protein, whose protein sequence is MTILPLKKEHWPQVAEIYKEGILTGNATFRTQVPDWKAWDSNCHKHSRFIMVQEEEVLGWCTLAPVSKRFEYRGVAEVSVYIKLNAVGKGIGASLMEKLIESSEENGIWTLYSSMFPENIGSVRLHEKFGFRKVGFRERIAELNGVWRDTVIYERRSK, encoded by the coding sequence TTGACAATACTACCACTTAAAAAGGAACATTGGCCGCAAGTTGCTGAGATTTACAAAGAAGGAATTTTAACTGGTAATGCGACCTTTAGAACACAAGTTCCAGACTGGAAAGCATGGGATTCTAATTGTCATAAGCACAGCAGATTTATAATGGTTCAGGAAGAAGAAGTTTTAGGGTGGTGTACATTGGCTCCAGTTTCTAAACGATTTGAATATCGAGGAGTTGCAGAGGTGAGTGTTTATATAAAGCTAAATGCTGTAGGAAAAGGAATTGGTGCTTCTCTCATGGAAAAGCTAATAGAATCTTCTGAAGAGAATGGAATTTGGACATTATATTCTAGTATGTTTCCTGAAAATATTGGAAGTGTTCGACTTCATGAGAAGTTTGGATTTAGAAAAGTGGGCTTTAGAGAAAGAATTGCTGAGCTCAATGGAGTTTGGAGAGATACAGTAATATATGAACGAAGAAGTAAATAA
- a CDS encoding glutamine synthetase III: MATIRFNALQETLNRKVIKIEENKKRSELFAQHVFNDKAMLQYMTKEAYKGVKDAIEFGYKIDRKIADQIAVSMKSWALSKGATHYTHWFQPLTGATAEKHDAFFETINDGEAMELFDGGKLVQQEPDASSFPNGGIRNTFEARGYTAWDPTSNAFIYETTLCIPTVFVAYTGEALDNKAPLLRALQAIDESATAVCKYFDKNVSKVNATLGWEQEYFLIDKALAASRPDIMMTGRTLLGHSSAKGQQLEDHYFGSIPTRIMNFMRDLEQECMLLGIPVKTRHNEVAPNQFEVAPIFEEANLAVDHNSLLMDLMEKVSQRHNFKVLFHEKPFKGINGSGKHNNWSLSTNTGVNLLSPGKTPMKNLQFLTFFVNTIKAVHDYEELIRASIASASNDHRLGANEAPPAIISVFIGSQLSEVLDELENVTKGKLSPQEKTDLKLNIVGKIPEILLDNTDRNRTSPFAFTGNKFELRAVGSWSNCAGPMTVLNTIIAKQLKDFKKEVDSLIESKELKKDEAVFNVLREYIKASKKIRFEGDGYGEAWEKEAKKRGLSNNKATPEALKAKISKKNIQLFEEMGVMNKIEVEARHEIELEEYAKRIQIESRVLGDISRNHVIPTVIQYQNTLIENVKGLKEIFGKDFNQYASEQIDLIKRISNHIAEINSKIEQMTDERKKANKFSGQKNADAYCNKVKPYLEDIRYHVDKLELLVDDNLWPLTKYRELLFTK; the protein is encoded by the coding sequence AGAATAAGAAACGATCTGAATTGTTTGCTCAGCACGTTTTTAATGATAAAGCAATGCTCCAGTATATGACCAAAGAGGCATATAAAGGAGTTAAAGATGCAATTGAATTTGGATATAAAATAGATAGAAAGATTGCAGATCAAATTGCTGTGAGTATGAAAAGTTGGGCACTATCAAAAGGCGCTACTCATTATACGCACTGGTTTCAACCTTTAACAGGAGCAACTGCAGAGAAGCACGATGCTTTTTTTGAAACTATAAATGATGGCGAGGCGATGGAATTGTTTGATGGTGGAAAATTGGTTCAACAAGAACCAGATGCTTCGTCTTTTCCTAATGGAGGTATTCGAAATACTTTTGAAGCTCGAGGTTATACAGCTTGGGATCCTACTTCAAATGCATTTATATATGAAACAACCTTATGTATACCAACTGTTTTTGTTGCATATACAGGAGAAGCTTTAGATAATAAAGCGCCTTTACTAAGAGCTTTACAAGCAATTGATGAATCTGCAACTGCAGTTTGTAAATATTTTGATAAGAATGTTTCAAAGGTAAATGCAACCTTAGGATGGGAACAAGAATATTTTTTAATTGATAAAGCGCTTGCAGCATCAAGGCCAGACATCATGATGACTGGAAGAACGCTTTTAGGACATTCATCAGCTAAGGGACAGCAATTAGAAGATCATTATTTTGGATCTATTCCAACTCGTATTATGAACTTCATGAGAGATCTTGAACAAGAGTGTATGCTGTTAGGAATTCCTGTTAAAACTAGACATAACGAAGTTGCTCCAAATCAATTCGAAGTTGCACCTATATTTGAAGAAGCTAATTTAGCCGTTGATCATAATTCTTTATTAATGGATTTAATGGAGAAGGTTTCGCAACGACATAATTTTAAAGTTTTATTTCATGAGAAACCTTTCAAAGGAATTAACGGATCTGGAAAACATAATAACTGGAGTCTAAGCACAAATACAGGAGTTAACTTATTAAGTCCTGGGAAAACTCCAATGAAAAATCTACAATTCTTGACATTTTTTGTGAATACAATTAAAGCTGTTCATGATTATGAAGAATTAATTAGAGCTTCTATTGCAAGTGCAAGTAATGATCATAGATTAGGAGCAAATGAAGCTCCACCAGCAATTATTTCTGTATTTATTGGTTCACAACTTTCTGAGGTTTTAGATGAGTTAGAAAATGTAACGAAAGGAAAATTATCTCCACAAGAAAAAACAGACTTAAAGTTAAATATTGTGGGTAAAATTCCAGAAATCTTATTAGACAATACAGATAGAAATAGAACTTCTCCTTTTGCATTCACAGGAAATAAATTTGAATTAAGAGCTGTGGGTTCATGGTCTAATTGTGCAGGACCAATGACTGTTTTAAATACCATAATTGCCAAACAGCTAAAAGATTTTAAAAAGGAAGTTGATTCTTTAATTGAGAGTAAAGAGTTAAAAAAGGATGAAGCTGTTTTCAATGTATTAAGAGAATACATAAAAGCTTCTAAAAAAATCCGATTTGAGGGAGATGGTTATGGTGAAGCTTGGGAGAAAGAAGCAAAGAAACGTGGATTAAGTAATAATAAAGCTACACCTGAAGCTTTAAAAGCAAAGATATCAAAGAAGAATATTCAGCTTTTTGAGGAAATGGGTGTAATGAATAAGATTGAAGTTGAAGCTCGACACGAAATAGAACTTGAAGAGTACGCAAAAAGAATTCAAATTGAAAGTAGAGTTTTAGGAGATATTTCTAGAAATCATGTAATTCCAACAGTAATTCAATATCAAAATACGTTAATTGAAAACGTAAAAGGATTGAAGGAGATTTTTGGAAAAGATTTCAATCAATATGCATCAGAACAAATCGATTTAATTAAGCGTATTTCAAATCATATTGCAGAAATCAATTCAAAGATTGAGCAAATGACCGATGAGCGAAAAAAAGCAAATAAATTCAGTGGACAAAAGAACGCAGATGCGTATTGTAATAAAGTAAAACCTTACTTAGAGGATATACGATATCATGTGGATAAACTTGAATTGTTAGTGGATGATAATTTATGGCCATTAACAAAATACAGAGAGCTGTTATTTACAAAATAG